From the genome of Maribacter algicola, one region includes:
- a CDS encoding DUF6642 family protein, giving the protein MLAKRRQLPQKPTNDTERFIYCLEAVDAIETDTVTEVQKNLEQLAIQYGVASIYQTCDTIEGLEDSLNALVMDDHHFKDYEIIYLVMTGEANSVCLNGYYYSLQEIAEVFEGRLRGKILHFSNAKVLDLDEEEAQYFLDITNAKAVSGYGNAFDGISSSHLDKAFFNLFKEEDDMFEVVEELHRRHYDACKILDFRLYY; this is encoded by the coding sequence GTGCTAGCGAAAAGACGACAATTACCCCAAAAACCTACGAACGATACCGAACGGTTTATTTACTGTTTGGAAGCGGTCGATGCTATTGAAACGGACACGGTTACGGAAGTACAAAAAAATCTCGAGCAACTGGCCATACAGTATGGCGTGGCGAGTATCTATCAAACCTGTGATACCATTGAAGGGCTGGAAGATAGTCTCAATGCCCTCGTCATGGACGACCACCATTTTAAGGATTATGAAATCATCTATCTGGTGATGACAGGGGAGGCCAATAGTGTTTGTTTAAATGGCTACTACTATTCCTTACAGGAAATCGCGGAAGTGTTCGAGGGACGGCTACGTGGGAAAATCTTGCATTTTTCCAATGCAAAAGTGCTCGACCTGGACGAGGAGGAAGCCCAGTATTTTTTGGATATCACCAATGCCAAGGCGGTTTCCGGTTATGGCAATGCATTTGACGGAATAAGCAGCTCCCACCTAGATAAGGCCTTCTTTAACCTGTTTAAGGAGGAAGATGATATGTTCGAGGTGGTGGAAGAACTGCATCGCAGGCATTACGATGCCTGTAAGATCCTGGATTTTAGGTTGTATTATTAA
- a CDS encoding serine hydrolase domain-containing protein: MKYPYLFLVLLLSIVVGCSTSDDGPIEEPDPTMYFPPIGSTWETTTPSSLQWDESQIDALKDFLIQTNSKSFMILVNGRIVMEEYFDGHTAQEPWEWNSAGKTLVSATTGIAQQNGLIDIDNKVSDYLGENWTNMDLEKENLITVRNLLTMTSGIDDTKQLVVKSNLTYVADAGSRWAYGNVFQKLMDVVAESSASDFETYFNANLKSKIGMDGFWNEGAIFTIFHSTTRSMARFGLLSLNNGVWDGEQIIDTSFFTECVTSSQNINPSYGYLWWLNGKTQYMVPSQQNVYQGSLVPNAPSDMVAAMGAKDQRIYVDPTKKMVVIRMGNASDPENPNFAVSGFDNALWEKINAVIN, from the coding sequence ATGAAATATCCATATTTGTTTTTGGTACTACTACTGAGTATTGTGGTAGGCTGTTCAACTTCGGACGATGGACCCATTGAGGAACCCGACCCAACCATGTATTTTCCACCCATTGGAAGTACGTGGGAAACCACAACGCCCAGCAGTTTGCAATGGGACGAGTCCCAAATAGACGCCTTAAAAGACTTTCTCATCCAGACCAATTCCAAATCCTTTATGATCCTTGTCAACGGCAGGATCGTTATGGAGGAATATTTTGACGGCCATACGGCCCAAGAGCCTTGGGAATGGAACAGTGCCGGAAAGACCTTGGTGTCCGCCACCACGGGAATCGCACAGCAAAACGGACTAATCGATATCGATAACAAGGTGTCCGACTATTTAGGGGAAAACTGGACCAATATGGACCTGGAAAAGGAAAATCTGATTACCGTACGGAATCTGCTCACGATGACCTCGGGCATTGACGATACCAAGCAATTGGTCGTAAAATCCAACCTTACTTATGTGGCCGATGCCGGTTCCCGATGGGCCTATGGCAACGTTTTTCAAAAATTGATGGATGTGGTCGCGGAATCCAGTGCATCCGATTTTGAAACCTACTTCAACGCCAATCTTAAGTCGAAAATTGGCATGGACGGGTTTTGGAACGAAGGTGCGATCTTTACCATTTTCCATAGCACTACCCGAAGTATGGCCAGGTTTGGGCTGTTGAGCCTTAATAACGGCGTATGGGACGGGGAGCAGATCATCGACACCTCCTTTTTTACGGAATGTGTGACCTCCTCCCAAAATATAAATCCGTCTTACGGGTATCTTTGGTGGTTGAACGGAAAAACCCAGTATATGGTTCCTAGCCAACAAAACGTGTATCAGGGTTCCTTGGTTCCCAATGCTCCTTCCGACATGGTAGCGGCCATGGGCGCCAAGGATCAACGTATCTACGTGGATCCCACTAAAAAAATGGTGGTGATACGTATGGGCAATGCTTCGGATCCGGAAAATCCCAATTTCGCGGTATCGGGATTTGACAATGCGCTTTGGGAGAAGATCAATGCAGTAATCAATTAA
- a CDS encoding helix-turn-helix domain-containing protein: protein MTQKSIAVLPFVNMSNDIDNDYFCDGITEEIINALTKINELKVIARTSSFAFKGKDIDIREIGGQLGVNTVLEGSIKKSRERVRITAQLIDVADGTHYWSKKFDRELTDIFDLEDEISLAIADEVRNNFGHFEVQDHLIKQPTTNVNAYQLFLKGRSLQLKWTPESLNKAITYYDQAIALDKNYAKAYYANLQCYGLLAMWGYMPYQEAMDLAIGNLLIAKEIDTSLPEYPHSFVGKFFWGEWDFKNAYIHINKVLAINPNHIDGLEAMAELFIALGFFDEALVYANKLLDVDPLSANNHYTFAHICYYQGQFDKALEGVNYALTLNPELALAHHLKCFCLIWLNQEQQFEEFIKDTPLVEEKKWLFRLINEKPVEVPEEIVSRWTASESNETMLVPYDLYILSNSNHKALGFSRLKEMTDRRRGQIINYRQEPFLKPLHGMVGFSDLHHSNLCLSDITSPVDEEEKSTPTILDTSQIEALKEELLTYFEEEEPFLNPQLSLKLVADVLGFNTNKISYLINTAFDLNFNDFVNSYRLKRFKSIALDPKNSHLTILGLAYDSGFNSKSVFNTYFKKIEGITPRAWIKTNS, encoded by the coding sequence ATGACCCAAAAATCGATAGCCGTACTTCCTTTTGTCAATATGAGCAATGATATTGACAATGACTATTTCTGTGATGGGATTACCGAGGAAATCATCAATGCACTCACAAAAATCAACGAGCTTAAGGTAATTGCCCGCACCTCCTCTTTTGCCTTTAAGGGAAAGGATATTGATATTCGGGAAATAGGAGGGCAATTGGGCGTCAACACAGTTCTTGAGGGAAGTATTAAAAAATCCCGGGAACGGGTTAGGATAACGGCACAATTAATAGACGTTGCGGATGGAACGCATTATTGGTCCAAAAAGTTCGACAGGGAATTAACGGATATTTTTGATCTGGAAGATGAGATTAGCCTGGCCATTGCGGATGAAGTCCGTAACAATTTTGGACATTTTGAGGTGCAAGACCATTTAATAAAGCAACCCACCACCAATGTAAATGCCTATCAATTGTTCTTAAAAGGGCGTTCATTGCAATTAAAATGGACACCTGAAAGCCTTAACAAGGCCATAACCTATTATGATCAGGCCATTGCCTTGGATAAAAATTATGCGAAAGCCTATTATGCCAATTTACAATGCTATGGCTTATTGGCCATGTGGGGGTATATGCCCTACCAAGAAGCTATGGATTTGGCCATTGGCAATCTTTTGATCGCAAAAGAAATAGACACCTCCTTACCCGAATACCCACATTCCTTTGTGGGGAAGTTTTTTTGGGGGGAATGGGATTTCAAAAATGCGTACATTCATATCAATAAAGTCTTGGCCATTAATCCGAATCACATCGATGGGTTGGAAGCTATGGCGGAACTGTTCATTGCCCTTGGCTTTTTTGACGAAGCCTTAGTATATGCTAATAAACTCTTGGATGTAGACCCACTTTCGGCTAACAATCATTACACTTTTGCCCATATCTGCTATTATCAAGGTCAATTTGACAAAGCCTTGGAAGGTGTAAACTATGCCCTAACCCTTAATCCGGAATTGGCCTTAGCGCATCATTTAAAGTGTTTTTGTTTGATATGGCTAAACCAAGAACAGCAGTTTGAAGAATTTATAAAAGACACACCACTAGTCGAAGAGAAAAAATGGTTGTTCCGACTTATCAATGAAAAGCCTGTTGAAGTCCCGGAGGAAATTGTATCACGATGGACAGCTAGTGAAAGCAACGAAACCATGCTAGTTCCTTATGATTTGTATATTTTGAGTAATTCCAACCATAAAGCGTTAGGTTTTTCCCGTTTAAAGGAAATGACTGACCGCAGGCGTGGCCAAATCATCAATTACAGGCAAGAACCTTTTTTGAAACCCTTACACGGAATGGTAGGTTTTTCGGATTTGCACCATTCCAACCTGTGCCTTTCGGATATTACATCCCCCGTGGACGAGGAAGAAAAATCAACACCTACTATTTTGGATACTTCCCAAATAGAGGCCTTAAAAGAGGAACTGCTTACCTATTTTGAGGAAGAGGAACCTTTTCTGAATCCGCAATTGAGTTTAAAACTCGTGGCCGATGTCCTAGGGTTCAACACCAATAAAATATCCTACCTGATCAATACTGCCTTTGATCTAAATTTTAATGACTTTGTAAATTCATACCGCCTAAAACGTTTTAAATCCATTGCTCTGGACCCTAAAAACTCACATTTGACCATTCTTGGATTGGCCTATGACAGCGGTTTTAATTCTAAAAGCGTGTTCAATACCTATTTTAAAAAAATAGAAGGTATAACCCCTAGGGCTTGGATTAAGACCAATTCATGA
- a CDS encoding serine hydrolase domain-containing protein — MTTLHKFFLPFLVITVLLFTSCSKEDDTTLHNPNDTTLENVLTGIGFQGYAIVTKNGKDLVRQGFGWANQDTESPQGDNLGYRIGSVTKTLTAAAVVQLKRDGLIQSFDQTLDEFDTEFPNGDQITIAQLLSHQSGIPEYQLLAEGAYEQGETLDEGTIYDLIKELILENGLDFTPGSNKEYCNSNYLIAALLVEQVSGMPYHEYVQQKIFNPLGMSESYKGTDEIDSDTHVQGYLNGSPNSSYPMDIPFGAGDFSSTPSDMETWTNAVKTDWFTEAERTEIFAKDVPSGYVDFGLGWFTTQEGSTTMYWHGGDINGYWSMIGFIPEYDATIVLLSNQQDDTGTQRNTIIEHLLTTAFN, encoded by the coding sequence ATGACTACTCTACACAAATTCTTTCTCCCATTTCTAGTAATCACTGTACTACTTTTTACATCTTGCTCCAAGGAGGACGACACCACTTTACACAATCCCAACGACACGACACTCGAAAATGTTCTCACCGGTATCGGGTTTCAAGGATATGCCATTGTCACCAAAAACGGGAAGGACTTGGTACGCCAGGGTTTTGGATGGGCCAATCAAGACACGGAATCACCCCAAGGTGATAACCTAGGGTACCGAATAGGTTCGGTTACCAAAACACTTACTGCAGCGGCGGTAGTACAATTAAAACGTGACGGGTTGATCCAAAGCTTTGATCAAACCTTGGATGAATTTGATACGGAATTCCCGAATGGTGATCAAATTACCATTGCCCAGTTACTATCCCATCAATCCGGTATACCAGAGTATCAACTACTGGCTGAAGGTGCTTACGAACAAGGGGAAACCTTGGATGAAGGCACTATTTATGACCTTATCAAGGAATTGATCCTTGAAAATGGACTAGATTTTACACCAGGGTCCAACAAAGAGTATTGCAACTCAAACTATCTCATTGCAGCCTTGTTGGTCGAGCAGGTATCAGGGATGCCCTATCACGAATATGTGCAGCAGAAAATTTTCAATCCGTTGGGGATGTCAGAATCCTACAAAGGGACGGATGAGATTGACAGCGATACCCATGTACAGGGTTATTTGAACGGAAGTCCTAACAGTTCGTATCCTATGGACATCCCTTTTGGGGCAGGCGATTTCAGTAGTACGCCAAGCGATATGGAAACTTGGACCAATGCCGTAAAAACGGATTGGTTTACCGAAGCTGAAAGGACAGAAATATTTGCCAAAGATGTTCCAAGTGGCTATGTGGATTTTGGCTTGGGATGGTTTACCACACAAGAGGGCAGTACCACCATGTACTGGCACGGTGGCGATATTAATGGCTATTGGAGTATGATCGGTTTTATACCGGAATATGATGCTACGATTGTACTGTTAAGTAATCAGCAAGACGATACGGGAACGCAGCGCAACACCATTATAGAACACCTATTGACCACAGCGTTTAATTAA
- a CDS encoding SDR family oxidoreductase, whose amino-acid sequence MKHTNVLLAGATGYLGGFFLKVLIERKNQVVAIVRNPDSLQNDHENYLEIKQAQVTRPETLRDICKGIHTVISTVGITRQKDGLTYMNVDYQANMNLLEEAKKAGVKHFVYVSAINGDKNRHLKILEAKEKFVDTLKASGLHYTIVRPNGFFSDMKDFLEMAKSGRVYLFGSGHQKFNPIHGDDLARAILATLDDSNKELTIGGPDVLSLNEISELALKTLNKPVKMVHLPDWSRKLTIWFLRTFTSVKTYGPIEFFLTLMAEDCIAPCFGTHHLEDFYKEVVQNNIEPK is encoded by the coding sequence ATGAAACATACCAACGTATTATTGGCAGGCGCTACGGGCTATTTGGGTGGTTTCTTTTTGAAAGTCCTCATTGAAAGGAAAAATCAAGTCGTAGCCATTGTGCGCAATCCCGATAGCTTGCAAAATGACCATGAGAATTATTTGGAAATAAAGCAGGCCCAAGTAACACGACCTGAAACCTTACGGGATATCTGTAAGGGCATTCACACTGTTATTTCTACCGTGGGCATCACCAGGCAGAAAGACGGTCTTACCTACATGAATGTAGATTATCAGGCCAATATGAATTTGTTGGAAGAAGCTAAAAAGGCGGGTGTAAAGCACTTTGTGTATGTGTCCGCCATTAACGGAGACAAAAACCGCCATCTAAAAATCCTTGAAGCCAAGGAAAAGTTTGTGGATACTTTGAAAGCTTCGGGATTGCATTATACCATCGTACGGCCGAATGGTTTTTTCTCGGATATGAAGGATTTTTTAGAAATGGCGAAATCGGGACGTGTTTATTTGTTCGGTTCTGGCCATCAAAAATTCAATCCTATCCATGGCGATGACCTGGCAAGGGCCATTTTAGCTACCTTGGATGATAGTAACAAAGAACTGACTATTGGAGGTCCGGATGTTTTAAGCTTGAATGAAATAAGTGAACTTGCACTAAAAACCTTGAACAAGCCCGTTAAAATGGTGCATTTGCCGGATTGGTCCAGAAAACTGACCATTTGGTTTTTGCGAACTTTTACCAGTGTCAAAACCTATGGACCCATCGAATTTTTTCTCACCTTAATGGCAGAGGATTGTATTGCCCCCTGTTTTGGGACCCATCATTTGGAGGATTTTTACAAGGAAGTAGTTCAAAACAATATCGAACCAAAATGA
- a CDS encoding CatB-related O-acetyltransferase produces MKAPDLNTRFPLPNYDMLCFLKNIVTNPNIIVGDYTYYDDFEDVANFEKNVKYHFDFIGDKLIIGKFCMIASGATFIMNGGNHLTEATSAYPFAIFGGAWQNAMEGKDYPTKGDTIIGNDVWIGHGATIMPGVHIGDGAIIATKAVVTKNVAPYTIVGGNPAKPIKKRFSEATISRLLELQWWNWDIEKITQNLGKLTSNPEALF; encoded by the coding sequence ATGAAAGCTCCTGACCTAAATACCCGCTTCCCCTTACCAAACTACGATATGCTTTGTTTTCTGAAAAACATTGTTACAAATCCGAATATCATTGTTGGGGATTATACCTATTACGATGATTTTGAAGATGTTGCCAACTTTGAAAAAAACGTAAAATACCATTTTGATTTTATTGGGGACAAGCTCATCATTGGGAAGTTCTGTATGATCGCCTCCGGTGCTACGTTTATTATGAACGGGGGCAATCATTTAACAGAAGCTACATCGGCATATCCTTTTGCCATTTTTGGGGGTGCATGGCAAAACGCCATGGAGGGCAAAGACTATCCTACAAAAGGGGATACCATTATCGGCAATGATGTTTGGATAGGTCACGGGGCAACGATCATGCCGGGAGTGCATATTGGCGATGGAGCAATCATTGCCACAAAGGCGGTGGTTACAAAAAATGTAGCGCCTTACACCATTGTGGGTGGTAATCCTGCAAAACCAATTAAAAAACGCTTCTCCGAGGCTACCATTTCCAGGTTGTTGGAACTACAATGGTGGAATTGGGATATAGAAAAAATCACCCAAAATCTAGGGAAACTCACCAGTAATCCAGAAGCGTTGTTTTAA